In Opitutaceae bacterium TAV5, one genomic interval encodes:
- a CDS encoding peptidase S24, with protein MTTETRISTKTLALFAAALAALGAGAAPVHAQLAPTRTPIERNEPPVPPRSTEPAIRLDQQDQLAGSNDTTPLGASVTGIRLLGPDESPDPQPPSGITVGTIAGISEADLHIALAPFLGKPLSRKLISDAQAAVAKVYRDSGYPFVSITLPPHDATGGTFQLRVVEFRLGKVDVREAGGAADATNEKLTRDLRVTGGDRINARRLEEDLDWLNRNPYRQVQGIFAAGDELGTSNLQLTVSEQKPWQIFGGYSNTGTSSTGKDRYYVGAAGVLRPLNNTLVSYQFTGSNDFWKHPSGISLGDDRPRYLSHSGRITIPTLPRQAIEIAPNFVAQTTDSSQLGGLFQTHTESDTWEIPVLYRTALSNLFPGHYLGDLTFGAEYKHSTRDSHIEFAGLPIDGKSDVDVFQIVLGWAHELRDRHGATTFDLRLKGSPGGVLGNNDDEDFATYTGGRVDNATYLYAALDASRVTTLPGGVNWVIQFSGVLAGDPLPDTEQIALGGYYAVRGYTLDDGAVDTGFSLRNELRLPSVSLISAWKDSVSPYLFVDYGWGEQKDTGQDDIKLFSVGGGVDYRAGKHFSLGAAVGFAMKDAAVTEKGDATFHFRASLSF; from the coding sequence ATGACAACCGAAACACGTATTTCCACAAAAACGCTCGCGCTCTTCGCCGCCGCCCTGGCCGCGCTCGGTGCCGGCGCCGCGCCGGTCCACGCCCAGCTCGCGCCGACGCGCACGCCCATCGAGCGCAACGAGCCGCCGGTCCCGCCGCGCAGCACCGAACCGGCGATCCGGCTCGACCAGCAGGACCAGCTTGCCGGCTCGAATGACACCACGCCGCTCGGCGCCAGCGTCACCGGCATCCGGCTGCTCGGCCCGGACGAGAGCCCCGATCCGCAACCGCCCTCCGGCATCACCGTCGGGACCATCGCCGGCATATCCGAAGCCGACCTGCACATCGCGCTCGCGCCTTTTCTGGGAAAGCCGCTTTCGCGCAAACTCATCAGCGACGCGCAGGCCGCCGTCGCGAAGGTGTACCGCGACTCCGGATACCCGTTCGTGTCGATCACGCTCCCGCCGCACGACGCCACCGGCGGCACGTTCCAGCTTCGCGTCGTCGAGTTCCGCCTCGGCAAGGTCGATGTCAGGGAAGCCGGAGGTGCTGCCGACGCGACCAATGAAAAACTCACCCGCGACCTGCGCGTGACCGGCGGCGACCGGATCAACGCCCGCCGCCTGGAAGAGGACCTCGACTGGCTCAACCGCAACCCGTACCGGCAGGTGCAGGGCATCTTCGCCGCCGGTGACGAACTCGGCACGAGCAATCTCCAGCTCACCGTCAGCGAACAAAAACCCTGGCAGATTTTCGGGGGTTATTCGAACACCGGCACCTCCTCGACCGGCAAGGATCGCTACTACGTCGGCGCGGCCGGCGTGCTCCGCCCGCTCAACAACACGCTGGTCTCGTACCAGTTCACCGGCAGCAACGACTTCTGGAAGCATCCGTCGGGCATCTCGCTCGGCGACGACCGCCCGCGCTACCTGAGCCATTCGGGACGGATCACGATCCCGACGCTCCCGCGCCAGGCGATCGAGATCGCCCCCAACTTCGTCGCCCAGACCACCGACAGTTCGCAGCTTGGCGGCCTCTTCCAGACGCACACCGAGAGCGACACCTGGGAAATCCCCGTGCTCTACCGCACGGCCCTCTCCAATCTGTTTCCCGGCCACTACCTCGGCGACCTGACGTTTGGCGCTGAATACAAGCACAGCACGCGCGACTCGCACATCGAGTTCGCCGGGCTGCCCATCGACGGAAAATCCGACGTGGATGTATTCCAGATCGTGCTCGGCTGGGCGCACGAACTGCGCGACCGGCACGGGGCCACGACGTTTGACCTGCGGCTGAAAGGCAGCCCCGGCGGCGTGCTTGGCAACAACGACGACGAGGATTTTGCCACCTACACCGGCGGCCGGGTGGACAACGCGACCTACCTGTATGCGGCGCTCGACGCCTCCCGGGTGACGACCCTGCCCGGCGGGGTCAACTGGGTGATCCAGTTCAGCGGCGTGCTCGCGGGTGATCCGTTGCCGGATACCGAGCAGATCGCGCTCGGCGGTTATTACGCCGTGCGCGGCTACACGCTCGACGACGGCGCGGTGGACACCGGCTTCTCGCTGCGCAACGAACTGCGCCTGCCCTCCGTCAGCCTGATCTCCGCGTGGAAGGACAGTGTTTCACCGTATCTGTTCGTCGACTACGGCTGGGGCGAACAGAAGGACACCGGGCAGGACGACATCAAGCTGTTCAGTGTCGGCGGCGGCGTCGATTACCGGGCCGGAAAACACTTCTCTCTCGGAGCGGCGGTCGGCTTTGCGATGAAGGACGCCGCCGTCACCGAAAAAGGCGACGCCACCTTCCACTTCCGCGCCTCGCTCAGCTTCTGA